A part of Salmo trutta chromosome 15, fSalTru1.1, whole genome shotgun sequence genomic DNA contains:
- the rraga gene encoding ras-related GTP-binding protein A, producing the protein MSSTAMKKKVLLMGKSGSGKTSMRSIIFANYIARDTRRLGATIDVEHSHVRFLGNLVLNLWDCGGQDTFMENYFTSQRDNIFRNVEVLIYVFDVESRELEKDMHYYQSCLEAILQNSPDAKVFCLVHKMDLVQEDQRDLIFKEREEDLRRLSRPLACTCFRTSIWDETLYKAWSSIVYQLIPNVQQLETNLRNFAQIIEADEVLLFERATFLVISHYQCKEQRDAHRFEKISNIIKQFKLSCSKLAASFQSMEVRNSNFAAFIDVFTSNTYVMVIMSDPSIPSAATLINIRNARKHFEKLERLDGPKHSLTMRMR; encoded by the exons ATGTCAAGCACAGCCATGAAGAAAAAG GTGTTGCTGATGGGCAAGAGTGGGTCTGGGAAGACGAGCATGAGATCGATCATCTTTGCCAATTACATAGCCAGAGACACACGCCGCCTTGGAGCCACGA TTGATGTGGAGCACTCCCATGTGCGATTCCTTGGCAATCTGGTTTTGAACTTGTGGGACTGTGGAGG ACAAGACACTTTCATGGAGAACTACTTCACCAGCCAGAGAGACAACATATTCAGGAATGTGGAGGTGCTGATCTATGTGTTCGATGTGGAGAGCCGTGAGCTGGAGAAGGACATGCATTACTACCAGTCCTGTCTGGAGGCGATCCTCCAGAACTCCCCCGACGCCAAGGTCTTCTGCCTGGTGCACAAAATGGATCTGGTTCAGGAGGACCAGAGAGACCTG ATCTTTAAGGAGCGTGAAGAGGACCTGAGGCGTCTGTCCAGGCCATTGGCTTGCACCTGCTTCAGAACATCAATCTGGGATGAAACACTGTATAAG GCATGGTCCAGTATTGTTTACCAACTGATCCCCAATGTACAGCAGCTGGAGACAAACCTGCGTAACTTTGCTCAGATCATTGAGGCAGATGAAGTGCTTCTGTTTGAGAGAGCCACTTTTCTG GTAATCTCTCACTACCAGTGCAAAGAGCAGCGTGATGCTCACCGCTTTGAGAAGATCAGCAACATCATCAAACAGTTCAAGCTCAGTTGTAG TAAACTGGCAGCCTCcttccagagcatggaggtgagGAACTCCAACTTTGCGGCCTTCATTGATGTCTTCACCTCTAATACATATGTTATGGTGATCATGTCGGACCCCTCCATAC CCTCTGCAGCCACACTCATTAACATCCGCAACGCCAGGAAACACTTTGAGAAGCTGGAGCGTCTGGATGGACCAAAGCACAGCCTGACCATGCGTATGCGCTAA
- the LOC115149056 gene encoding charged multivesicular body protein 1b → MSNMDKHLFNLKFSAKELQRNSKKCDKEEKAEKAKVKKAIQKGNVEVARIHAENAIRQKNQSVNFLRMSARIDAVASRVQTAVTMNKVTKSMAGVVKGMDATLKSMNLEKISGLMDKFEHQFETLDVQTAQMEDTMSSTTTLTTPQNQVDSLMHELADEAGLDLNMELPQGQTGSVGTSVASVEQDELSSRLAKLRDQM, encoded by the exons ATGTCGAATATGGATA AGCATCTCTTCAATCTAAAGTTTTCAGCCAAAGAACTGCAACGAAACTCTAAGAAATGTGACAAAGAGGAAAAGGCAGAGAAGGCCAAAGTCAAAAAA GCTATCCAAAAAGGAAATGTGGAAGTGGCACGGATCCATGCGGAAAACGCCATCAGACAGAAGAACCAGTCGGTCAACTTCCTTAGGATGAGCGCTCGGATCGATGCAGTGGCCTCCAGGGTCCAAACAGCAGTCACAATGAACAAG GTCACTAAATCTATGGCTGGGGTGGTGAAAGGCATGGATGCCACGCTGAAGAGTATGAACCTGGAGAAG ATCTCAGGCCTCATGGACAAGTTTGAACATCAATTTGAGACATTGGATGTGCAGACAGCCCAAATGGAGGACACCATGAGTAGCACAACCACACTTACCACACCACAG AATCAAGTGGATTCACTGATGCACGAATTGGCTGATGAAGCAGG TTTGGACCTGAACATGGAGCTCCCACAGGGGCAGACTGGATCAGTGGGCACCAGCGTAGCATCAGTAGAGCAG GATGAACTGTCTTCAAGGCTTGCCAAACTCCGAGACCAAATGTAA